A stretch of Desulfarculaceae bacterium DNA encodes these proteins:
- a CDS encoding branched-chain amino acid ABC transporter substrate-binding protein: MKLSKILCLALVLLMVLAAAPALAKKTVKVAFIGPLTGGVSAIGVGGRNSADLAVRLRNADPKAKYHYELVSLDDECKPNSGVQVATKAAADKKIIAAATHYCSVVALAAVDVYHRFGLPVIVWGAVHPGITYGNKYKEVHRINGTMINQNEVAAKFITGLGYKTWVLLYDTTDYGKGMHEYFAKYLKKNGGKILGSFGVNADQQDFTAELTQAKKLNPDVIWFGGLTPLGVRIRLQMEKLGIKSQFQSCSGIISDAFITGAGNLAEGTIAFREGEPVENLPGGKWFLKEYEKAGYKEAPDAFGPFAFAAMNLILDGIEAAGPKRKAVVKWLDNVKDYKTIVGSVTFDEHGQNISPAITKYVVQDGKWVPWKNSEYASGKRKLKRR, encoded by the coding sequence ATGAAGCTAAGCAAGATTCTGTGCCTGGCCCTGGTGCTGCTCATGGTGCTGGCGGCAGCCCCGGCCCTGGCCAAAAAAACCGTGAAGGTCGCCTTTATCGGGCCCCTGACCGGCGGCGTCTCCGCCATCGGCGTGGGCGGGCGCAACTCGGCCGACCTGGCGGTGCGCCTGCGCAACGCCGACCCCAAGGCCAAGTACCACTACGAGCTGGTGTCCCTGGACGACGAGTGCAAGCCCAACTCGGGCGTGCAGGTGGCCACCAAGGCCGCGGCCGACAAGAAGATCATCGCCGCCGCCACCCACTACTGCTCGGTGGTGGCCCTGGCCGCGGTGGACGTGTATCACCGCTTCGGCCTGCCGGTGATCGTGTGGGGCGCGGTGCATCCGGGCATCACCTACGGCAATAAGTACAAGGAAGTCCACCGCATCAACGGCACCATGATCAACCAGAATGAGGTGGCGGCCAAGTTCATCACCGGGCTGGGCTACAAGACCTGGGTGCTCTTGTATGACACCACCGACTACGGCAAGGGAATGCACGAGTACTTCGCCAAGTATCTCAAGAAGAACGGCGGCAAGATCCTGGGCAGCTTCGGGGTCAACGCCGATCAGCAGGACTTCACCGCCGAGCTGACCCAGGCCAAGAAGCTCAACCCGGACGTGATCTGGTTCGGCGGCCTGACTCCCCTGGGCGTGCGCATCCGCCTGCAGATGGAGAAGCTGGGCATCAAATCCCAGTTCCAGTCCTGCTCGGGCATCATCTCCGACGCCTTCATCACCGGCGCGGGCAACCTGGCCGAGGGCACCATCGCCTTCCGCGAGGGCGAGCCCGTGGAAAACCTGCCTGGCGGCAAGTGGTTCCTGAAGGAGTATGAGAAGGCCGGTTACAAGGAAGCCCCGGACGCCTTTGGTCCCTTCGCCTTCGCGGCCATGAACCTGATCCTGGACGGCATCGAGGCCGCCGGCCCCAAGCGCAAGGCTGTGGTCAAGTGGCTGGACAACGTCAAGGACTACAAGACCATCGTGGGCTCGGTCACCTTTGACGAGCATGGCCAGAACATCTCGCCGGCCATCACCAAGTATGTGGTGCAGGACGGCAAGTGGGTGCCCTGGAAGAATTCCGAGTACGCCAGCGGAAAGCGCAAGCTCAAGAGGCGCTAG
- a CDS encoding branched-chain amino acid ABC transporter permease, with product MDIGLIGQHIANGLMMGLIYALVAVGFTLFFGVLDVIKFSHGDVLTWGVFSAFSMYLLLSWMGFEHPVLILVIVAIVSMAFIAVLGGVIAKVLIIPLKGAPPLNVLLITLMLGTVLRESIRLFYPDGANPKHFPALLPDWSHSWGNFTLRFDNTVMLISGLLMIVLVQLIIKRTKLGMAIRAVSQDEETARLMGINFNLVVYITFALGSALAAFAGVTYGLYYNELSFNMGLLLGAIGFSAAAVGGFGNIYGAIVGGFLFAMLQTIGAAALPFASAYKDVFAFGVVIVIMAIKPTGLLGEKETERV from the coding sequence ATGGATATAGGACTTATAGGCCAGCACATCGCCAACGGGCTGATGATGGGCCTGATCTACGCCCTGGTGGCCGTGGGCTTCACCCTGTTCTTCGGCGTGCTGGACGTAATCAAGTTCTCGCACGGCGATGTGCTCACCTGGGGAGTGTTCTCCGCCTTCAGCATGTATCTGCTCCTGTCCTGGATGGGCTTCGAGCACCCGGTGCTCATCCTGGTGATCGTGGCCATCGTGTCCATGGCCTTCATCGCCGTGTTGGGCGGGGTCATCGCCAAGGTGCTCATCATCCCCCTGAAAGGCGCCCCGCCGCTCAACGTGCTTTTGATCACCTTGATGCTGGGCACCGTGCTGCGTGAGTCCATCCGCCTTTTCTATCCCGACGGAGCCAACCCCAAGCACTTTCCGGCCCTGCTGCCCGACTGGAGCCACTCCTGGGGCAACTTCACCCTGCGTTTCGACAACACGGTGATGCTCATCTCCGGCCTGCTGATGATCGTGCTGGTGCAGCTCATCATCAAGCGCACCAAGTTGGGCATGGCCATCCGCGCGGTCTCCCAGGACGAGGAAACCGCCCGGCTCATGGGCATCAACTTCAACCTGGTGGTCTACATCACCTTTGCCCTGGGCTCGGCCCTGGCCGCCTTCGCGGGGGTGACCTACGGCCTTTACTACAACGAGTTGAGCTTCAACATGGGCCTTTTGCTGGGGGCCATCGGCTTCAGCGCGGCGGCGGTGGGAGGCTTCGGCAACATCTACGGGGCCATCGTGGGAGGCTTCCTCTTCGCCATGCTCCAAACCATAGGCGCGGCCGCCCTGCCCTTTGCCAGCGCCTACAAAGACGTTTTCGCCTTCGGGGTGGTCATCGTGATCATGGCCATCAAGCCCACCGGGCTCCTGGGCGAGAAAGAAACGGAGAGGGTGTGA
- a CDS encoding branched-chain amino acid ABC transporter permease, with protein MTSRSRASVSFLPALVAVLLGAVYLVFFLAGESQLEIFGLLLGAGLALFLLRRARVLERVGRSAKDHSMAFATAVVAATVAISLYFYDDNFVLFLVATVLVYILTCLGLNIQFGFVGVVNFAGASFFGVGCYTAAILTKHTATPHLLILFLGGLAAAALGFIVLVPVLKTRGHYAALVTIAFALLFKTFLEVNDTLGGPQGLKCDGLKLFGWDVNQDLVIGSFEGSFYLGYIAVALALCVLGFILARRLEDSWIGLNMDAVRLDETVSACFGQSIPRGKITAFTLGNFYCGVAGALYAMMLGYIAPTNFTFGDSLILLSIVILGGLGSLWGAVAATSIIILMPEKFQVLQEYRFLLFAALVIAILLFRPQGLLPRPLRGFLTLRSR; from the coding sequence ATGACCAGCCGCAGCCGAGCTTCCGTATCTTTCCTGCCCGCCCTGGTGGCCGTCCTCCTGGGCGCGGTGTACCTGGTGTTCTTTTTGGCCGGCGAGTCCCAGCTCGAGATATTCGGGCTCTTGCTGGGGGCCGGGCTGGCCCTGTTCCTGCTGCGCCGGGCGCGCGTGCTGGAGCGGGTGGGCCGTAGCGCCAAGGACCACAGCATGGCCTTTGCCACCGCGGTGGTGGCGGCCACCGTGGCCATCAGCCTCTATTTCTATGACGACAACTTCGTGCTGTTCTTGGTGGCCACGGTGCTGGTCTACATCCTGACCTGCCTGGGGCTCAACATCCAGTTCGGCTTCGTTGGGGTGGTCAACTTCGCGGGGGCCAGCTTCTTCGGGGTGGGCTGCTACACCGCGGCCATCCTGACCAAGCACACCGCCACGCCGCACCTTCTGATCTTGTTCCTGGGTGGCCTGGCCGCCGCGGCCCTGGGTTTCATCGTGCTGGTGCCGGTCTTGAAAACCCGGGGGCACTACGCCGCCCTGGTCACCATCGCCTTTGCCCTGCTGTTCAAGACCTTTCTGGAGGTCAACGACACCCTGGGCGGGCCCCAGGGCCTTAAGTGCGACGGGCTCAAGCTCTTCGGCTGGGACGTGAACCAGGACCTGGTCATCGGCTCCTTCGAGGGCTCGTTCTACTTGGGCTATATCGCGGTGGCCCTGGCGCTGTGCGTCCTGGGCTTCATCCTGGCCCGGCGGCTGGAGGACTCCTGGATCGGGCTGAACATGGACGCGGTGCGCCTGGACGAGACGGTGAGCGCCTGCTTCGGCCAGTCCATCCCCCGGGGCAAGATCACCGCCTTCACCCTGGGCAACTTCTACTGCGGAGTGGCCGGGGCCCTCTACGCCATGATGCTGGGCTACATCGCGCCCACCAACTTCACCTTCGGCGACTCGCTCATCCTGTTGTCCATCGTCATCTTGGGCGGGCTGGGCTCGCTGTGGGGGGCGGTGGCCGCCACCAGCATCATCATCCTCATGCCCGAAAAGTTCCAGGTGTTGCAGGAATACCGCTTCCTGCTCTTCGCGGCCCTGGTGATCGCCATTCTGTTGTTCAGGCCCCAGGGGCTTCTGCCCCGCCCCCTGCGCGGCTTCCTCACGCTTAGGTCGAGGTAG
- a CDS encoding ABC transporter ATP-binding protein encodes MTQTQPLLTIKSLSKNFGGVRALDELSLEVPRNRIMGLIGPNGSGKTTFFNVVTGIYPASAGQVFLEGKDITNLSPQQVYRRGVARTFQRSRLLLPLSILDNITLGDHARVNNGLLFNLFRRGALTKEFQNSLDKARELITIFDPDLAHNIFEPVEALPMISRRRIEICRALICRPKLLLLDEPSAGMTHDETFRLIDDILEIKGKIEDLTIIIIEHEMSVMERITDYCAVLNFGEKICEGTYQEVASDPQVQEAYLGVD; translated from the coding sequence ATGACTCAGACGCAACCACTATTGACCATCAAGAGCCTGAGCAAGAACTTCGGTGGAGTGCGCGCCCTGGACGAGTTGAGCCTGGAGGTGCCCCGCAACCGGATCATGGGCCTTATCGGGCCCAACGGCTCGGGCAAAACCACCTTCTTCAACGTGGTCACCGGCATCTATCCCGCCTCGGCGGGCCAGGTGTTCCTGGAGGGCAAGGACATAACCAACCTCTCGCCCCAGCAGGTGTACCGCCGGGGCGTGGCCCGCACCTTCCAGCGCTCGCGCCTGTTGTTGCCCCTGTCCATCCTGGACAACATCACCCTGGGCGACCACGCCCGGGTGAACAACGGGCTGCTGTTCAACCTGTTCCGGCGGGGCGCCCTGACCAAGGAGTTCCAGAACAGCCTGGACAAGGCCCGCGAGCTGATCACCATCTTCGACCCCGACCTGGCCCACAACATCTTCGAGCCGGTGGAGGCCCTGCCCATGATCTCCCGGCGGCGCATCGAGATCTGCCGGGCCCTGATCTGCCGTCCCAAGCTGCTCTTGCTTGACGAGCCCTCGGCGGGCATGACCCACGACGAGACCTTCCGGCTCATCGACGACATCCTGGAGATCAAGGGCAAGATCGAGGATCTGACCATCATCATCATCGAGCACGAGATGTCGGTGATGGAGCGCATAACCGACTACTGCGCGGTGCTCAACTTCGGAGAGAAGATCTGCGAGGGCACCTACCAAGAGGTCGCCTCGGACCCGCAGGTCCAGGAAGCCTATCTGGGGGTGGACTAA